One part of the Esox lucius isolate fEsoLuc1 chromosome 10, fEsoLuc1.pri, whole genome shotgun sequence genome encodes these proteins:
- the npvf gene encoding pro-FMRFamide-related neuropeptide VF isoform X1 — MTNDNSGYIVRQRRYPKTSIEIPRSLEMDEIKINVVPTSSKVISAPTMVRLYLPPVKPSRIHATLPLRFGRDFQPDDTHSPKSTLNLPQRFGRSQASGATIPTSCSECSRVGSAPSATLPQRFGRKEFYRRYLFRAMACFSGIPEPVPNGKVGYQDYSYYDLDSDEEETGEKTLKRSKLDLLRWSF, encoded by the exons ATGACCAATGACAACAGTGGGTACATTGTCAGACAGAGACGGTACCCCAAG ACGAGCATTGAAATACCACGGAGTCTTGAAATGGACGAAATAAAAATCAACGTAGTGCCAACCAGCAGTAAAGTAATTTCAGCCCCAACCATGGTCCGACTCTACCTGCCACCGGTCAAGCCGTCACGCATTCACGCCACCCTACCGCTTCGCTTCGGACGGGACTTTCAACCTGATGACACCCATTCACCCAAATCCACTCTGAACTTACCGCAGCGGTTTGGAAGATCACAAGCTTCTGGTGCAACGATTCCGACGTCGTGTAGTGAATGTTCCCGGGTCGGGTCAGCGCCTTCCGCCACACTGCCACAGAGGTTTGGCAGGAAAGAGTTCTACCGAAGGTATCTTTTCCGAGCCATGGCGTGTTTCTCAGGCATCCCCGAACCGGTGCCAAATGGAAAGGTTGG GTATCAAGACTATAGCTATTATGATTTAGACTCAGatgaagaggagacaggagagaagactTTGAAGCGCTCAAAGTTGGATTTACTTCGCTGGAGCTTTTGA
- the npvf gene encoding pro-FMRFamide-related neuropeptide VF isoform X2, translated as MTNDNSGYIVRQRRYPKTSIEIPRSLEMDEIKINVVPTSSKVISAPTMVRLYLPPVKPSRIHATLPLRFGRDFQPDDTHSPKSTLNLPQRFGRSQASGATIPTSCSECSRVGSAPSATLPQRFGRKEFYRRYLFRAMACFSGIPEPVPNGKVSRL; from the exons ATGACCAATGACAACAGTGGGTACATTGTCAGACAGAGACGGTACCCCAAG ACGAGCATTGAAATACCACGGAGTCTTGAAATGGACGAAATAAAAATCAACGTAGTGCCAACCAGCAGTAAAGTAATTTCAGCCCCAACCATGGTCCGACTCTACCTGCCACCGGTCAAGCCGTCACGCATTCACGCCACCCTACCGCTTCGCTTCGGACGGGACTTTCAACCTGATGACACCCATTCACCCAAATCCACTCTGAACTTACCGCAGCGGTTTGGAAGATCACAAGCTTCTGGTGCAACGATTCCGACGTCGTGTAGTGAATGTTCCCGGGTCGGGTCAGCGCCTTCCGCCACACTGCCACAGAGGTTTGGCAGGAAAGAGTTCTACCGAAGGTATCTTTTCCGAGCCATGGCGTGTTTCTCAGGCATCCCCGAACCGGTGCCAAATGGAAAG GTATCAAGACTATAG